GGAACAGTGTTTTCTTTATTATTATCTTACGGTAAAAACTTAGGGTTTTTAACTAACTTTTTTATCGATTATGTACCCATGTACAATAAGTTTAGGGCCGTAACATCAATACAAGTTTTATTGGAGTTATGTATACCAGTGTTGGGGATTTTTGGTTTGGTACGTTTGTTTAATACTTTTGTAAAAGAAGAAGAAAAGCTAAATGCTTTAAAATATACCACAATAATTACTGGTGGTTTAGCGCTTTTATTTTTAGTAATGAAATCGTCTTTATTCGATTTTGTTGGCGTTAACGATGGTTTATACCGTCAGAATTACGGACAAGATTTTGTAGATGCCATAAGAGAAGATAGAAAAAGTGTTTTTACAACAGATACCCTTAGAAGTTTAATTTTAGTACTGCTATCGGCAGGTTTAATTTGGTATTACTTAAAGGGTAAGCTAAAAGAAAACTTACTTGTTATTGGATTTGCTGTGCTGTTGTTGTTCGATTTAGTTGGTGTGGATAAGCGCTATGTTAATAGTGACGATTTTGTATCTTCTATTAAAATGAATAAACCGTTTGAAGCTACGGAGGTTGATAAAGCTATTTTGCAAGATAAGAGTTATTATCGCGTTTACGATTTAGTTTCAGGACGATCGAAACCATCATATTTTCATAATTCTTTAAATGGCTATAATGCGGCAGAATTAAAGCGCTATCGTGAGGTTTTCGATTTTTATATTTCTCAAAATAATATGAATGTGCTTAATATGTTTAATACCAAATATATTATTGCTCAAGGTGAAAAAGGAGAAACCTTTCCATACACCAATAGAGATGCTAATGGTGCGGCTTGGTTTATTAGCGAACTTAAAAAGGTAGATTCTGCTAACGAAGAAATTAAAGCTTTGGATAGTTTAGATAATAAGCATGTTGCTGTTTTTGCTAAAGGAAAAGATGCCATAATTCCAACGGAAACAAAAAAGTTTAATGTTGATTCTGTAGCAAGTATAAAAATTGTTGAGCATAAGCCAAATTATTTAAAATACGCTTCTAGCAACGCAAATAAAGGTTTTGCAGTGTTTTCTGAAGTGTATTACGGAAATGGCTGGAAAACGTTTATCGATGGTGAAGAGACCGAGCATATACGTGTTAATTATACGCTACGTGGTTTAGAAATCCCGGAAGGAAAACATGAAATTGTGTTTAAGTTTGATCCAGATGTAGTGAAAACAGGAAGCACAATTGCACTTGCTAGTTCAGTTTTATTCGGGCTTTTATTACTAGGCGGACTTTTCTACGGATTTCAAAAGAAATAGTTTTTTACTTCTACGCAGATCGAAATTTTTTTAATGAAGGCACTAAAAGTACTTATAATAAGTTATTACTGGCCACCTGCAGGAGGTCCAGGCGTGCAGCGTTGGTTAAAATTCGTAAAATATTTACCCGACTTTAATGTTGAACCTATTGTTTATATTCCCGAAAACCCTAACTATCCTTTAGTAGACGTGAGTTTAATTGCTGAAGTTTCAAAAGATGTTACCATTATAAAACAGCCTATAAGTGAACCTTATAAGTTGGCTGGCCTGTTTTCAAAGAAATCATCAAGTACTATTAGTAAAGGCATTATTCCCGAGCAGAAAACGCAAAGTTTTATTGAAAAAGCCATGCTTTATATTCGTGGAAATTTTTTTATTCCAGATGCGCGTAAAAGTTGGGTAAAACCATCGGTAGCTTATCTTTCAAATTATATAGAACAGGAAAATATTTCAACAATTATAACCACTGGGCCTCCGCATAGTTTGCATCTTATTGGTTTACAGCTTAAAGAAAAATTAGGTATAAAATGGATTGCAGATTTTAGAGACCCTTGGACTACTATTGGTTACCATAAGCAGTTGAAATTAACGGAAAAATCTAAACAAAAACATAAAGCTTTAGAAAAGCAGGTTTTAAATACTGCCGACGATATTGTTGTTACTAGTTCTGTAACAAAAACGGAATTTGAAGCCATTACCAATAAACCAATTGAGGTTATTACTAATGGCTATGATTATGAATCTGTAGAATCTAAACCGCTTGACGCTAAGTTTACAATAGCGCATATTGGTTCGTTATTATCAAAAAGAAATCCTATAATTTTATGGCAAGTACTTTCGGAACTTGTTCAGGAACATGAGGATTTTTCTAAAGATTTTCAATTAAATTTTGTGGGAGCCGTTAGCGAAACTGTTTTGCAATCTATAGAAACCGTAGGTCTTGCTAATCATGTTAATAACGCCGGGTATGTATCTCATAAAGAATCTATTGTCTATCAAAAAAGTTCACAGGTTCTATTGTTAGTCGAGATAGACTCCAAAGAAACTAAATGTATTATTCCAGGAAAACTGTTTGAATATATAGTTTCAAATCGGCCTATTTTGGCTTTGGGACCTCAAGGTTCCGATGTGGAAAATATTATAACAGAAACCAATACCGGAAACTACTTTTACTACACAGATTATAAATCGTTAAAATCGACTATCTTGGCGCATTATAAGAGCTATCAAAATAAAAATTTAGAAGTACATGCTATTGGTTTGCAAAAATATAGTAGAAAAAACTTGACTTCTAAATTAGCTTCGGTTCTAAAAAAGCTCTAATAATCTATCATTTTACGCGTTTACTTCGTAGTATAAATAATGAAATCTAATCAAAAATAATGGGCATAGTTGCTTCTCAATCTTTTAAAAATATAATCTCCACGTATTTGGGGTTTTTAATTGGGGCAATAAATACGCTGTTTCTTTACACTAAATTTTTAAGTGATGATTACTACGGTATGGTAGGCTATATGCTTTCTTTAGCTTATGTTATTATGCCGTTAATGGCTTTTGGAGCGCATAATACTTTAGTTAAATTTTATACAACATTCAAAACACGCGAATCACTAAATGGCTTTTTAACGCTCATGTTATTAATGCCAATTGCCGTTATTATTCCTATTGTTTTGCTTACGTATTTTGGTTATGGTTTTATAGGCGATTTATTATCAAATAAAAATCCTATAATTAAACAATACTTATGGCATACGGTGGTTATAGCGATTTCTTTGGCGTATTTCGA
The window above is part of the Algibacter sp. L3A6 genome. Proteins encoded here:
- a CDS encoding YfhO family protein, with the translated sequence MQFSIKSILPHILVILGFVILSLAYFSPVLQGKEIYQSDIVQFIGMSKQQKDFKVETGEETYWTNGAFAGMPTYQLGARYPHNYIKKIDAVLRFLPRPADYLFLYLMSFYVLLLVLNVDYKLAALGALAFGFSTYLIIILGVGHNSKAHAIAYMPLVLSGIILTFRRKYIAGFLLTVLAMGLEIVSNHFQMTYYLMLLVLILGIAYLVDAYKKDVLPHFFKSVGILFAAVVLAIALNATSVMATQEYVQESTRGKTELTINADGSPKEVSNGLDKDYITQFSYGFAETFNLFIPRFMGGGNGENVGKDSATYEAYRKLGATTTQAAEEAKRAPLYWGDQPIVEAPAYVGAVILFLFVFALFLVKGRLKWWLVGGTVFSLLLSYGKNLGFLTNFFIDYVPMYNKFRAVTSIQVLLELCIPVLGIFGLVRLFNTFVKEEEKLNALKYTTIITGGLALLFLVMKSSLFDFVGVNDGLYRQNYGQDFVDAIREDRKSVFTTDTLRSLILVLLSAGLIWYYLKGKLKENLLVIGFAVLLLFDLVGVDKRYVNSDDFVSSIKMNKPFEATEVDKAILQDKSYYRVYDLVSGRSKPSYFHNSLNGYNAAELKRYREVFDFYISQNNMNVLNMFNTKYIIAQGEKGETFPYTNRDANGAAWFISELKKVDSANEEIKALDSLDNKHVAVFAKGKDAIIPTETKKFNVDSVASIKIVEHKPNYLKYASSNANKGFAVFSEVYYGNGWKTFIDGEETEHIRVNYTLRGLEIPEGKHEIVFKFDPDVVKTGSTIALASSVLFGLLLLGGLFYGFQKK
- a CDS encoding glycosyltransferase gives rise to the protein MKALKVLIISYYWPPAGGPGVQRWLKFVKYLPDFNVEPIVYIPENPNYPLVDVSLIAEVSKDVTIIKQPISEPYKLAGLFSKKSSSTISKGIIPEQKTQSFIEKAMLYIRGNFFIPDARKSWVKPSVAYLSNYIEQENISTIITTGPPHSLHLIGLQLKEKLGIKWIADFRDPWTTIGYHKQLKLTEKSKQKHKALEKQVLNTADDIVVTSSVTKTEFEAITNKPIEVITNGYDYESVESKPLDAKFTIAHIGSLLSKRNPIILWQVLSELVQEHEDFSKDFQLNFVGAVSETVLQSIETVGLANHVNNAGYVSHKESIVYQKSSQVLLLVEIDSKETKCIIPGKLFEYIVSNRPILALGPQGSDVENIITETNTGNYFYYTDYKSLKSTILAHYKSYQNKNLEVHAIGLQKYSRKNLTSKLASVLKKL